In Chloroflexota bacterium, the DNA window TTAGCCTGAGCAGTTACCAATCGGATATTTATCTTCAGGAGTAGAAAATAGCTTATGTTGATTATTCAGGCTACAGAAGCATGGCGCACCGTTCACGCCGGGGCCGCGATCGGTTTGCTGGAACTTTCAGGCGTGGCGAATGAAAAGGCATCGCCCCCGCTCAATGAGCGCAAAAGACAAATAGAAGCGCAAATCAGAGCTGATTACAGAGGATTTTCGCGACAGGATTTCTTGTCGTTGCCCGTGATAGCGGCGTATAAACAATACTATCAGGGTTTCAAGAAAACCTATCATGTGCTGCTACAAGTTGAATCGATTGCGCTTATAGGGAAAAAATTGCCCAATATATCACCGCTGGTTGATTCGAATTTTATCGCCGAGGTGGAAACTTTCGTCCTGACCGCTGGGCATGATGTGGATAAATTACAAACGCCGCTTTGGATGGATGTCTCGCACGAAGGTGATCAGATTACGCAGATGAGTGGCGAAATGAAGTCCATCCGCGCGGGCGATATGCTGATGCGCGATGCGAGCGGGGTGAGTTGTTCCATAATCTATGGGCAGGATAATCGCTCTGCGATTTCAGCCGCGACAACGCATGTCCTCTATGTAGCGTATGCCCCTTCGGGCGTTCCCGCCGACACCGTGCAAACCCAACTGGAAAAGATCGAAGAGAATATTCGTATGTTCTCTCCAAATGCAATCGTAGAACAACTGCGCTTGATTGTTGCATAGCAGAAACGAAAACGTCAACCGGACGTGCGCTATAATCAACGTGTGATGTTCACTCACTTACACACCCATTCCTATTACTCATTTCTGGATGGAATTCCTTCACCGGCGCAACTGGTGCAAGCGGCTGTTCGGCAGGGCATGCAAGCACTGGCGCTCACCGATCATCACGGTCTGACTGGCGCGATAGAATTCTATGATGCTTGCCAGCAAGCGGGTATAAAACCAATTCTGGGTATTGAGTTAGTCGTCAATCACAATTTGGGTCAGGGCAACTTGATTTTATTGGCGATGGATCAAACCGGCTGGACTAACTTGTGCCGCTTGAGCAGCATTGTTCAGTCTGCGCATCATCGTGATCCAAACAACGGCATCAACTTTGCACGATTTGCTGAAAATACCGCTGGCCTGATTTGCTTGAGTGGGGGAAAGCGTGGCCTGGGGCAGCATCTGATTGACAAAGACCAGACCGAATTCGCCCTTACTTTTTTCGGTGAACTGCAAAATATTTTCCCCCAATCCCTGTATGTCGAACTCCAATCGCAGCGCCCTGCCGATAGACGCGATCTGCACAGCTTGACGGCGATTGCAGAACATCTCAAACTGCCGGTTGTCGCCACGAATAATGTTCATTATCTTAATCCCGAGCAGGCCAGCCTTCAGCGCACGCTGACGGCAATGCGCCTGAATACTGAATTGGGAGATATTCCGCTGGATGCTCCCGCGCCCCCAGGCTCGCATTTCGCATCTCGGCAGGAGATGATCGAGCGTTTTGCTGATTATCCCGCCGCGCTTGCCAATACGCAAAAAATTGCCGCCCGCTGTAACCTGGAACTTCCTCTGGGCGTGCCTCATTACCCGGAGATCCCGCTTGCCTCTGGGGAAACTGCCGTGGATCGATTGCGGAAATTGGCTGAGAAAGGTGCCAAACAGCGTTATGGTGAGATCACTCCCGAAATTCAATCCCGGCTGGATTATGAACTAACGATTATTGGTGAAAGAGATTACGCCCCTCTATTCATCATTGTGCAAGAAATTCTGGAATTTGCTCGCCGCACAAATGTCCCCATCTCGTCGCGCGGATCCGCCGCTTCATCTCTTGTGGCGCACTGTTTGGGGATCACGTCGCCCGACCCACTGGCCTTGAATCTGTATTTCGAGCGGTTTCTCAACCCGGCGCGTTCCTCGCCACCCGATATTGATACCGATTTATGCTCACTTCGCCGGGATGCTGTCATTCGGCATGTATATGAACAATACGGCGAAGACCGGGTTGCGATGGTGGCAACGATCAACCGCTTTCGCCGCCGTTCGGCATTGCGAGAAGTTGCTAAAGTACATGGCCTCTCACCAAAGGAAATCAAAACCCTGGTTGCAGATTTGCCTACGCGGGGCTGGGGTCCACCCTCCCGGCGCAACGCTCATCCAGCGGGTGATCCCTACCAGGCACTGCAAGCGCGTTTCCCAAATCAGCGTTATAAAGCCATTTTTCAGGACGCGCAAGCTTTACTTAAATTCCCGCGGCACCTATCCGTGCATCCTGGAGGTATAGTGATCACCCCAGGGCCGATCACCGATCTGGTTCCAACGCACTTGGCGAGCAAGGGAATGCTGATTACACAGTTTAATCTGGAATCGATTGAACGGATGGGGTTGGTTAAGATCGATCTTTTAGGTACACGCGGTTTAACGGTCTTGGGGAATGTTGCCGATCGCATTCAATCCTGGCGACGGCGTGAATTTGAGAGCGGCCTGGATGTGCTGGATGCCATCCCCGAGGATGACCCTAAAACAATTGAATGGGTGCGTTCAGCGCAAACCATCGGCTGTTTTGCTATTGAAAGCCCCGGTATGCGAGCGACGCTGAAAGAAATTGATGCTCACTCTCTGGACGATATTATGGTTGCTCTGGCGCTCTACCGGCCTGGCCCGCTAACCGGCGGGCTTAAAGATGCCTTCGTTCAACGCCATTTAGGAAACGCCCGCATTGAACATATCCATCCGGCCTTGGTGCCATTATTAAAAAGTACCCATGGCGTAATCTTGTATCAGGAGCAGGTGCTGCGGATTGCCAGCGAACTGGCCGGATTGAGCCTGGCCGATGCCGATTTGCTGCGCCGGGCGATGAGTCATTTTGACCCTGGCGAACGTATGAAGACCCTCAAGCAGCGCTTTATTGCCGGAGCATTGGAGAAGAGCGCCGTTCCTTCGGCAATTGCGGGGCGAATTTGGGATATGATGGCAGCCTTTGCAGGCTATGGTTTCCCCAAAGCCCATGCGGCTTCGTATGCGCAGGTTGCCTGGCGATCCGTTTGGTGCAAAGCGCATTATCCGGCGGAATTCATGGCGGCTGTGCTGGCGGGTTGGGGAGGGTATTACCGGCAACCGGTTTACCTGAATGAAGCCCGGCGTCTGGGGCTGACTTTGCGTGGGCCACATATTCATCATTCTCAATACCAATTCACTGTAGTCTATCCCAAAGGAATGCCCATATTGTATATGGGTCTTGCCCAGGTGAGCGGTTTATCCCGGCGTACTCAACAACGCATTCTGACAGAACGCCCTTTTCGCTCGCTGGAAGATTTTTTAACGCGTGTGGATCCTCGCCTCCCGGAAGTCGAAAACCTGATTCGAATTGGCGCGTTGAGCAGCCTGGGTACGATCCCGGATTTATTGGCGAAAGTCCAGACCGGTGGCTGGCGCTACGCTCAACCACCGCTGTTCGAGCTTGGCGAGCATGGGGATGCAGAGGATTGGGATTTGCCCACGCGCATGGACGCGCAGAAAACCATCCTCGGAACCAGCGTCGATGCGCACCCCCTTGAACTGGTTTCTGCACAACTCCAAAAACTGGATACTCTGTCCACTTTGGAAGCTGCGAACAGGCTCGAAGAGCAAATTGCTGTCGCCG includes these proteins:
- a CDS encoding DNA polymerase III subunit alpha encodes the protein MFTHLHTHSYYSFLDGIPSPAQLVQAAVRQGMQALALTDHHGLTGAIEFYDACQQAGIKPILGIELVVNHNLGQGNLILLAMDQTGWTNLCRLSSIVQSAHHRDPNNGINFARFAENTAGLICLSGGKRGLGQHLIDKDQTEFALTFFGELQNIFPQSLYVELQSQRPADRRDLHSLTAIAEHLKLPVVATNNVHYLNPEQASLQRTLTAMRLNTELGDIPLDAPAPPGSHFASRQEMIERFADYPAALANTQKIAARCNLELPLGVPHYPEIPLASGETAVDRLRKLAEKGAKQRYGEITPEIQSRLDYELTIIGERDYAPLFIIVQEILEFARRTNVPISSRGSAASSLVAHCLGITSPDPLALNLYFERFLNPARSSPPDIDTDLCSLRRDAVIRHVYEQYGEDRVAMVATINRFRRRSALREVAKVHGLSPKEIKTLVADLPTRGWGPPSRRNAHPAGDPYQALQARFPNQRYKAIFQDAQALLKFPRHLSVHPGGIVITPGPITDLVPTHLASKGMLITQFNLESIERMGLVKIDLLGTRGLTVLGNVADRIQSWRRREFESGLDVLDAIPEDDPKTIEWVRSAQTIGCFAIESPGMRATLKEIDAHSLDDIMVALALYRPGPLTGGLKDAFVQRHLGNARIEHIHPALVPLLKSTHGVILYQEQVLRIASELAGLSLADADLLRRAMSHFDPGERMKTLKQRFIAGALEKSAVPSAIAGRIWDMMAAFAGYGFPKAHAASYAQVAWRSVWCKAHYPAEFMAAVLAGWGGYYRQPVYLNEARRLGLTLRGPHIHHSQYQFTVVYPKGMPILYMGLAQVSGLSRRTQQRILTERPFRSLEDFLTRVDPRLPEVENLIRIGALSSLGTIPDLLAKVQTGGWRYAQPPLFELGEHGDAEDWDLPTRMDAQKTILGTSVDAHPLELVSAQLQKLDTLSTLEAANRLEEQIAVAGVRQTSHRFHNLNGENYYMIELLDLDGVLPVRMTVPFYSHHRRMLSTDQLVVVEGRMIKNQETGTVILDAQKLWPLAAR